One genomic segment of Nitrospira sp. includes these proteins:
- a CDS encoding Rne/Rng family ribonuclease — protein MGSEIAITVAREETRVAVLDSGVVTDLFGDRTKHKDFVGNIYKGKVAKVLPGMQAAFVDIGLEKAAFMHVSDLLVDAEPGDMLVEAEEDEKDSEMLRPKRQSAKPIEQLLSEGQELMVQISKGPIGTKGSRVTTYVSLPGRYLVFMPNVDHIGVSRRIPRDEERARLKEIMRRVRRPGFGYIVRTVSEGVKEDELRSDVDFLHVLWQDILTKREQMPAPALLHSDLSLSFRVVRDLFGKKVDRLWIDSREEYEAIRDFVQRFSPEQTSRIHFYDKDEPLFDHLGVEQEIARALSRKVWLKSGGYLVIDHTEAMTVIDVNTGRFVGKRDQEETILRNNLEAAKEVAYQLKLRGIGGIIIVDFIDMEREKNRDKVYHALVEAMASDKARTRISRISDLGLIEISRERVREDLLRSLSEPCRYCDGRGYTKSPTTVVYEIFREIRRIEPAADQQRIIVGAHPTVAELLQDEERHGVEVLERDCSAKIIVTPDNQLHLEQYDLVVL, from the coding sequence ATGGGTAGTGAGATTGCGATAACCGTCGCGCGGGAGGAAACCCGTGTGGCCGTGCTTGACAGTGGAGTCGTCACCGATTTGTTCGGAGACCGCACGAAGCATAAGGATTTTGTCGGAAATATCTATAAGGGAAAGGTTGCCAAGGTGTTGCCGGGCATGCAAGCCGCGTTTGTGGACATCGGCTTGGAAAAAGCGGCGTTTATGCACGTTTCCGATCTGTTGGTGGATGCAGAGCCAGGCGATATGTTGGTTGAGGCTGAGGAAGACGAAAAAGATTCGGAGATGCTCCGGCCGAAGCGCCAGAGCGCGAAACCGATCGAACAGCTGCTGAGTGAGGGGCAGGAGTTGATGGTCCAGATTTCGAAGGGGCCGATCGGCACCAAGGGGTCGAGAGTGACGACGTATGTCTCACTTCCTGGGCGGTACCTGGTTTTTATGCCCAACGTTGACCATATCGGTGTGTCTCGGCGGATTCCGCGGGATGAAGAACGGGCTCGACTGAAGGAGATTATGCGCCGTGTTAGGCGCCCCGGCTTCGGCTATATCGTGCGGACGGTCAGTGAAGGCGTTAAGGAAGACGAGTTAAGATCCGATGTCGACTTTCTACACGTCCTCTGGCAAGACATTTTGACCAAGCGGGAACAAATGCCCGCCCCGGCATTACTGCATTCTGATTTGAGCCTGAGCTTCCGTGTCGTGAGGGACCTGTTCGGCAAAAAGGTAGATCGACTGTGGATCGATTCGCGAGAGGAATACGAAGCCATTCGGGACTTCGTGCAGCGATTTTCTCCTGAGCAGACCTCGCGGATTCATTTCTACGATAAGGATGAGCCCTTGTTCGATCATCTGGGGGTGGAACAGGAAATTGCACGCGCCTTGAGCCGGAAAGTCTGGCTTAAGTCGGGGGGCTATCTCGTGATCGATCATACTGAAGCGATGACTGTGATTGACGTCAATACGGGGCGGTTCGTGGGGAAACGGGATCAGGAAGAGACCATCTTACGCAACAACCTCGAGGCCGCCAAAGAGGTCGCCTATCAGCTGAAGTTGCGTGGAATCGGCGGCATCATCATTGTCGACTTCATCGACATGGAGCGGGAGAAGAATCGGGATAAGGTCTACCATGCGTTGGTGGAAGCCATGGCGTCGGATAAGGCGAGAACGAGGATATCCAGGATTTCGGATCTCGGCTTGATCGAGATCTCCCGCGAACGGGTGCGGGAGGACCTGTTACGTTCGCTGTCGGAACCATGTCGCTACTGCGACGGCCGTGGATATACGAAGTCTCCCACGACCGTGGTGTACGAAATTTTCCGCGAAATCCGACGGATTGAGCCGGCTGCCGATCAGCAACGGATTATTGTGGGAGCCCATCCGACGGTGGCAGAATTGTTGCAGGACGAGGAACGCCACGGAGTGGAAGTATTGGAGCGAGACTGTTCAGCGAAAATCATCGTCACACCGGACAATCAGTTGCATCTTGAGCAGTACGATCTGGTCGTGCTCTAG
- the dprA gene encoding DNA-processing protein DprA: MDESSLTFWLTLQAVDGVGDRTLLKLIHAFGTPDAVLGATIDDLITGGCSPELAESVRRGPESSIRRQIDRQVKMVERLAIQTVTVFDRSYPARLKTIPDPPPLLYVSGSFSPSDEVAVAIVGGRRATSSGRVITEEIAKNLAGCGVTIVSGLARGIDAAAHRGALMGKGRTIAVLGCGIDRTYPWEHHTLRRNIESRGAVISELPIGAAPQSHHFPRRNRIISGLSLGVLVGEAATDSGSLITAKLALEQGREVFAVPGSLKEEACRGSNRLIKEGAKLIEGAQDILDEILPQVDARQRATLHLDSTLIEVRAPLGKEETVVYEALSYEARSIDTIIGRTGLTAAAVSAVLLSLELNGRIRQLPGQQYIRL, translated from the coding sequence ATGGATGAATCATCCTTGACCTTTTGGCTCACGCTCCAAGCCGTTGATGGTGTCGGAGATCGCACTCTTCTGAAGTTGATTCACGCGTTTGGAACCCCCGACGCAGTGCTTGGTGCAACGATTGACGACTTGATCACTGGCGGTTGCAGTCCTGAATTGGCCGAATCCGTGCGGCGTGGGCCAGAGTCGAGTATCCGGCGACAGATCGATCGCCAGGTGAAGATGGTTGAACGCCTCGCGATCCAAACGGTCACCGTATTTGATCGATCCTATCCAGCTCGACTCAAAACCATTCCTGACCCGCCGCCGTTGTTGTATGTGAGCGGGAGCTTCTCGCCGAGCGATGAGGTTGCGGTGGCGATTGTGGGTGGACGACGGGCGACTTCCTCCGGAAGAGTCATTACGGAGGAGATTGCGAAGAACCTGGCTGGATGTGGAGTGACGATCGTGAGCGGTCTGGCTCGGGGAATCGATGCAGCGGCGCACCGTGGAGCGTTGATGGGTAAGGGGCGAACGATCGCGGTTCTCGGTTGCGGCATCGATCGGACCTACCCGTGGGAACATCACACGCTCCGGCGGAACATCGAATCGCGCGGTGCCGTTATCTCGGAGCTGCCGATCGGCGCTGCTCCCCAAAGTCATCACTTCCCGCGAAGGAATCGGATTATCAGCGGGCTTTCGTTGGGCGTGCTGGTCGGCGAAGCCGCGACCGACAGCGGCTCATTGATCACGGCAAAACTGGCGTTGGAACAAGGTCGAGAGGTATTTGCCGTACCCGGTTCCCTCAAGGAAGAAGCCTGTCGAGGATCGAATCGCCTGATCAAGGAAGGGGCGAAACTGATCGAAGGAGCTCAAGACATTCTCGATGAGATTCTTCCGCAGGTCGATGCTCGGCAACGTGCCACACTGCATCTTGACAGCACGTTGATAGAAGTGCGTGCACCGCTCGGGAAGGAGGAAACAGTGGTGTACGAAGCCCTGTCCTATGAAGCCCGATCCATTGATACGATAATCGGGCGCACTGGGCTGACTGCTGCGGCGGTGTCGGCGGTGTTGCTCTCATTGGAATTGAACGGACGGATTCGCCAACTGCCCGGGCAGCAATACATCCGTCTCTAG